A single Danio rerio strain Tuebingen ecotype United States chromosome 17, GRCz12tu, whole genome shotgun sequence DNA region contains:
- the klhdc2 gene encoding kelch domain-containing protein 2, translated as MEDDDDDDDEEERGGQWGAGELQWMQEECVSSGSPAERSGHIAITDQCCMFIWGGYKNADGDAADLYLPKAEVWVYSMETRRWGMRRAEGEVPSSMSGSCAACVDGVLYVFGGHHARGNTNQVYRLPLRAPVLRWQRMRDLTGLAPTCKDKLGCWVHRNRLAYFGGYGYIAPPGHRGAFELDENSVMGNHAGRGWNNHIHLLDLETHSWTQPVTKGNAPSPRAAHACATIANRGFVFGGRYQDHRLNDLYCINLDSWEWSEMCVSQHGPVGRSWHSLTAISPDHLFLFGGFTTSRETLSDAWIYCISERQWKPFKHEHTERPRLWHTACLGADGEVFVFGGCANNLLSHQQAVCVCVCVCVFVCVNQTLID; from the exons atggaggatgatgatgatgatgatgatgaagaggagcgGGGGGGCCAGTGGGGGGCCGGGGAGCTGCAGTGGATGCAGGAGGAGTGTGTGTCCAGCGGGAGTCCAGCCGAGCGCAGTGGACACATCGCCATCACTGACCAATGCTGCATGTTCATATGGGGAGGATAcaag AATGCAGACGGTGACGCCGCTGACCTGTACCTGCCGAAGGCGGAGGTGTGGGTGTACAGCATGGAGACGCGGAGATG gggcaTGCGGCGGGCAGAGGGCGAGGTGCCCAGCTCCATGTCGGGCAGCTGTGCCGCGTGTGTGGACGGCGTGCTCTACGTGTTCGGCGGGCATCATGCCAGGGGAAACACCAACCAG GTGTACCGACTGCCGTTGAGAGCGCCGGTGCTGCGCTGGCAGAGGATGAGGGATCTGACCGGCCTGGCGCCCACCTGTAAGGACAAACTGGGCTGCTGGGTGcacaggaacag gcTGGCGTATTTCGGCGGGTACGGCTACATCGCTCCGCCCGGCCACAGAGGAGCCTTCGAGCTGGACGAGAATTCAGTGATG gggaACCACGCTGGCCGAGGCTGGAACAACCACATCCACCTACTGGACCTGGAGACACACTCCTGGACTCAGCCCGTCactaag ggAAATGCACCGTCACCACGAGCCGCTCATGCCTGCGCCACCATCGCCAACAGAGGCTTTGTGTTTGGAGGACGCTACCAG GACCATCGGCTGAATGACCTGTACTGCATTAATCTGGACTCGTGGGAGTGGAGTGAgat gtgtgtttCTCAACATGGTCCTGTCGGCCGGTCCTGGCACTCTCTGACCGCCATCTCTCCAGACCACCTGTTCCTGTTCGGCGGATTCACCACCAGCAGAGAAACACtga gTGACGCCTGGATTTACTGCATCAGTGAGCGGCAGTGGAAACCCTTCAAGCACGAGCACACGGAGCGGCCCAG ACTGTGGCACACAGCGTGTTTGGGAGCAGACGGGGAAGTGTTTGTGTTCGGAGGATGCGCCAATAATCTTCTGTCCCACCAGcaagcggtgtgtgtgtgtgtgtgtgtgtgtgtgtttgtgtgtgtgaatcaaaCACTCATTGACTAA
- the klhdc2 gene encoding kelch domain-containing protein 2 isoform X2: MEEDLLVNMEDDDDDDDEEERGGQWGAGELQWMQEECVSSGSPAERSGHIAITDQCCMFIWGGYKNADGDAADLYLPKAEVWVYSMETRRWGMRRAEGEVPSSMSGSCAACVDGVLYVFGGHHARGNTNQVYRLPLRAPVLRWQRMRDLTGLAPTCKDKLGCWVHRNRLAYFGGYGYIAPPGHRGAFELDENSVMGNHAGRGWNNHIHLLDLETHSWTQPVTKGNAPSPRAAHACATIANRGFVFGGRYQDHRLNDLYCINLDSWEWSEMCVSQHGPVGRSWHSLTAISPDHLFLFGGFTTSRETLSDAWIYCISERQWKPFKHEHTERPRLWHTACLGADGEVFVFGGCANNLLSHQQAAHSNELLIFTVQPKPLLRLCVDVAVQHRSRLQLQWDVLPKALLLQLQRRSPAEP; the protein is encoded by the exons ATGGAGGAGGATTTGCTggtgaacatggaggatgatgatgatgatgatgatgaagaggagcgGGGGGGCCAGTGGGGGGCCGGGGAGCTGCAGTGGATGCAGGAGGAGTGTGTGTCCAGCGGGAGTCCAGCCGAGCGCAGTGGACACATCGCCATCACTGACCAATGCTGCATGTTCATATGGGGAGGATAcaag AATGCAGACGGTGACGCCGCTGACCTGTACCTGCCGAAGGCGGAGGTGTGGGTGTACAGCATGGAGACGCGGAGATG gggcaTGCGGCGGGCAGAGGGCGAGGTGCCCAGCTCCATGTCGGGCAGCTGTGCCGCGTGTGTGGACGGCGTGCTCTACGTGTTCGGCGGGCATCATGCCAGGGGAAACACCAACCAG GTGTACCGACTGCCGTTGAGAGCGCCGGTGCTGCGCTGGCAGAGGATGAGGGATCTGACCGGCCTGGCGCCCACCTGTAAGGACAAACTGGGCTGCTGGGTGcacaggaacag gcTGGCGTATTTCGGCGGGTACGGCTACATCGCTCCGCCCGGCCACAGAGGAGCCTTCGAGCTGGACGAGAATTCAGTGATG gggaACCACGCTGGCCGAGGCTGGAACAACCACATCCACCTACTGGACCTGGAGACACACTCCTGGACTCAGCCCGTCactaag ggAAATGCACCGTCACCACGAGCCGCTCATGCCTGCGCCACCATCGCCAACAGAGGCTTTGTGTTTGGAGGACGCTACCAG GACCATCGGCTGAATGACCTGTACTGCATTAATCTGGACTCGTGGGAGTGGAGTGAgat gtgtgtttCTCAACATGGTCCTGTCGGCCGGTCCTGGCACTCTCTGACCGCCATCTCTCCAGACCACCTGTTCCTGTTCGGCGGATTCACCACCAGCAGAGAAACACtga gTGACGCCTGGATTTACTGCATCAGTGAGCGGCAGTGGAAACCCTTCAAGCACGAGCACACGGAGCGGCCCAG ACTGTGGCACACAGCGTGTTTGGGAGCAGACGGGGAAGTGTTTGTGTTCGGAGGATGCGCCAATAATCTTCTGTCCCACCAGcaagcg GCTCACAGCAATGAACTGCTGATCTTCACAGTGCAGCCCAAACCCctgctcag GTTGTGTGTGGATGTGGCTGTTCAGCACCGCTCGCGTCTGCAGCTCCAGTGGGACGTCCTGCCCAAAGCCCTGCTGCTGCAGCTCCAGCGGAGGAGCCCGGCGGAgccctga
- the klhdc2 gene encoding kelch domain-containing protein 2 isoform X1, with protein sequence MEEDLLVNMEDDDDDDDEEERGGQWGAGELQWMQEECVSSGSPAERSGHIAITDQCCMFIWGGYKNADGDAADLYLPKAEVWVYSMETRRWGMRRAEGEVPSSMSGSCAACVDGVLYVFGGHHARGNTNQVYRLPLRAPVLRWQRMRDLTGLAPTCKDKLGCWVHRNRLAYFGGYGYIAPPGHRGAFELDENSVMGNHAGRGWNNHIHLLDLETHSWTQPVTKGNAPSPRAAHACATIANRGFVFGGRYQDHRLNDLYCINLDSWEWSEMCVSQHGPVGRSWHSLTAISPDHLFLFGGFTTSRETLSDAWIYCISERQWKPFKHEHTERPRLWHTACLGADGEVFVFGGCANNLLSHQQAVVCGCGCSAPLASAAPVGRPAQSPAAAAPAEEPGGALNTHTQTHTHTHTHTDAHTDAAESL encoded by the exons ATGGAGGAGGATTTGCTggtgaacatggaggatgatgatgatgatgatgatgaagaggagcgGGGGGGCCAGTGGGGGGCCGGGGAGCTGCAGTGGATGCAGGAGGAGTGTGTGTCCAGCGGGAGTCCAGCCGAGCGCAGTGGACACATCGCCATCACTGACCAATGCTGCATGTTCATATGGGGAGGATAcaag AATGCAGACGGTGACGCCGCTGACCTGTACCTGCCGAAGGCGGAGGTGTGGGTGTACAGCATGGAGACGCGGAGATG gggcaTGCGGCGGGCAGAGGGCGAGGTGCCCAGCTCCATGTCGGGCAGCTGTGCCGCGTGTGTGGACGGCGTGCTCTACGTGTTCGGCGGGCATCATGCCAGGGGAAACACCAACCAG GTGTACCGACTGCCGTTGAGAGCGCCGGTGCTGCGCTGGCAGAGGATGAGGGATCTGACCGGCCTGGCGCCCACCTGTAAGGACAAACTGGGCTGCTGGGTGcacaggaacag gcTGGCGTATTTCGGCGGGTACGGCTACATCGCTCCGCCCGGCCACAGAGGAGCCTTCGAGCTGGACGAGAATTCAGTGATG gggaACCACGCTGGCCGAGGCTGGAACAACCACATCCACCTACTGGACCTGGAGACACACTCCTGGACTCAGCCCGTCactaag ggAAATGCACCGTCACCACGAGCCGCTCATGCCTGCGCCACCATCGCCAACAGAGGCTTTGTGTTTGGAGGACGCTACCAG GACCATCGGCTGAATGACCTGTACTGCATTAATCTGGACTCGTGGGAGTGGAGTGAgat gtgtgtttCTCAACATGGTCCTGTCGGCCGGTCCTGGCACTCTCTGACCGCCATCTCTCCAGACCACCTGTTCCTGTTCGGCGGATTCACCACCAGCAGAGAAACACtga gTGACGCCTGGATTTACTGCATCAGTGAGCGGCAGTGGAAACCCTTCAAGCACGAGCACACGGAGCGGCCCAG ACTGTGGCACACAGCGTGTTTGGGAGCAGACGGGGAAGTGTTTGTGTTCGGAGGATGCGCCAATAATCTTCTGTCCCACCAGcaagcg GTTGTGTGTGGATGTGGCTGTTCAGCACCGCTCGCGTCTGCAGCTCCAGTGGGACGTCCTGCCCAAAGCCCTGCTGCTGCAGCTCCAGCGGAGGAGCCCGGCGGAgccctgaatacacacacacaaacacacacacacacgcacacacacacagacgcacacacagacgcTGCAGAGAGCCTATGA